The window GCCCTGAAATGCAGAGCTGGTCGGTACCCAGCACTCGTTGTGTAAATGTGTGTACATTCATGCATAATACCCGTTACGTCGCTGTTCTGACGTTGGCGGATCAGAAGAGAAATATCACAATGCTCTGAGTTACATCAACGTGTCCTGAGTCTGTCCGtttaaagaatttgttcttaactgacttgcctagttaaataaaggttcaaatataATAATAGTGTTTTAAGAAAACGTGTTTACGTTGTCATTTTGCGCTATTGGCaccattttcactttgtcacaaaaaaatgggacaaaagtctctctctctcttggtacACCTCTCTTGGCTCTCTCGCCTGGCTGGTGGTTTCCCCAGTAACGCAGGCCGATCACAAGGTGTCCTGCTGACAGACTGTCCTCTGACCTCCTCAGGCCATTCAGTCGTAAAGGTAGAGCAGTTTATTCGTCTTGTGATCGCTTGAAAGGTGCGCCGTCAAATCCAGACCTGTAAATCTTGGGATGTAAGCACTCTGTTCTCCATCAACCCCAACTGAGGGGAGTTCACTTCATAGGCTCTCGGCAAAAGTAAAACCTTTTCTATTGTCAAAGTCAACGTGTAACGATGGTCAAATAAGACCGGAATATACTCGGCTGTTAGTGATGAAGCAATAATAATTATGTTTGGTGGTAATAATATTAACAGCAATTATAATACATAACAAGAATTTTTTGGTACCCGTTGTAAAATGACTGTTAGTAATGACTAGTAATTGTGTTTTTGTCACTCTCACTCACCAAGTGTCTGCTATTCtcacacctctcactctctctctgtctctgtctctgtctctctctctaggccgTAGAAAAAGGAACCCTGAAGTGTAACTTTGCCGGAGTGGCTCTGGGAGACTCTTGGATCTCTCCACTGGGTCAGTATTTACCTCAGAGCACGGAACATCAGAACACCCACTTAGAGCTTCAGAACACCCACTTAGAGCTTCAGAACACCCACTTAGAGCTTCAGAACACCCACTTAGAGCTTCAGAACACCCACTTAGAGCTTCAGAACACCCACTTAGAGCTTCAGAACACCCACTTAGAGCTTCAGAACACTCAATTAGAAGAATGTCAGAACATGACTTTCCCCTTGTGAATATCAGATAATAAAGTCAGACCAGTCTTTACAACACTGTATTGGCCAGAACGGTCTACTCTAACCCTGAAACGCCTGAGATTTACCACTAGTGTCCAGTTCAGGCTCACTAACCACACGTGAATACGCTGCGTTACCAAATaccacactattccctatatagtgtactacttacGGCAAGagccctacgggccctggtcaactgtagtgGCCTAACAGGAAATGAGGTGTGATTTGGTACTCCGCTGTAGTTCCCTGTGTGGTCATGTGACTGACTGAACAAACGGTTAATCTACTGCTGCAGGTTTCTCCTCTTGTAGAAAACCTTGTCTGGATGGCCCAGTACAGCTTCATGCATGAGGGGGGCGGGTTGTACTGTTCAGGTCAGGGGTCACCAGGCGTGTGTTCATAAGTGCACACCCTTAGCAAACTGTTTTTGCAACGTGaacaagcatttcttattggagaAGTTCAGGTAGGTCCCCTTTCGGTTACAGCCCTGGTTGCGTCTGCGTTGTCCCCCCCGGGCTAGCTAACCAGTGTGTTCCCTACTGACGGTATAATCTGGGGTAGTGTTCAGTATGGCACCACTGTATTGGACGAGTCCAGGTAGTCCCCCCCCCCGTTTCCCATTTTGTTTTTGTCACCTATTCGGTGCCTAATGAACTACACAGCAAAGCAAACTTTCTTCTCCTCTTCATCTGCAGACTCTGTTATGACCTGGGGTCCTTATCTGTACACcacggtgagacacacacacacacacacacacatacacacacgcagccTAGTAAAATGTGTTttccatgtttttttattttacaggCACATTTAGCTTTTGCTGTGTTTTGCATTCTATGCAGTTCTTTCTGCAGACTGGGTTGTTTAAAGTCTGGAGAATACAAAATGCAGCTTGTTTTGGTACCTAGGTATTGTAGTTTCTCTCTTCTTCGACTGTCTCCCCATTGTCCTCCAGTCCCTGCTAGATGACTACGGCCTGCGGGAGGTGAGCAGTGCCGCGGAGGCGGTGAAGCAGGCGGTGGATCAGGGGCAGTACCTGAAGGCCACAGAGCTCTGGTCTGTCACTGAGAGTGTCGTGGAACAGGTCAGTGGTGTGAATCACAGAGTGGTGTGGAacgggtcagtggtgtgtgttggtgtgaatcAGTGTGAGTGGAACGGGTCAACGGgtcggtggtggtgtggtgtggaacTGACAGGGTCGGTGGTGGTGAGTGTCGTGGAACAGGTCAGTGGTGTGAATCACAGAGTGGTGTGGAacgggtcagtggtgtgtgttggtgtgaatcAGTGTCGTGGAACAGGTCAGTGGTGTGAATCACAGTGTTGTGGAacgggtcagtggtgtgtgttggtgtggaacgGGTCGGTGGTGTGGAACGGGTGGTGGTGTGGAACTCCATGGTCATTCAGCTCCGCTCTGATTCCAGAACACAAACGGAGTCAACTTCTACAACATCCTCACCCAGGAACCTGATGAGGAGATGTCCTCCGTGCCTGGAGGAGGATACCTCTGTAAGATGCCTTTTCAGATCCGTCTTAAACGAGagaataacaaacaaacaaaaaggtTTATTTGAACATCCTGGTACATATATGCAGAAACATACATAAAATATGTCATACAATATTTTAAAACACAAGTAAAAACAAGTTTTGATACAAATTATACAGTCTGAAGAGAGTGCAATACATTCCTAAGATTACACCGTCACTTGCTGTTTTTTTAAGTTGGTTTACTTTCTGTGGTCCCGCCCACAGCCCTGCTGATGCGGCACCACATTAGCCCCCTCCACCGCCAATCACTGAGCCAGTTGATGAACGGGCCAATCAGGAAGAAGCTGGAAATCATCCCTCAGAACGTCACCTGGGGAGGTAAGACACTGCTACTGGGTCAAAAAAtggattcatttaaaaaaaaagtgctTTGTTTTTACTGCAATATTTCACTTTTTTGGCaactgaccaaattcacatagataTCTGTTttataaatctgtcattctacttGAAAggaagtctaagaagcggtagagcTATTCTAGGTGTGCTATTTCTATGGGTCACATTCTTAAGTTACATTTTGTGCGtcttgtacaccagcttcaaacagctcaAATACAGTATTTTGGGTTATGGAAAGCTATTGCACCGCgctttagatggtacaatgattctctacacaatgactgttttgtcacaaactgaaattaggcaaaatatttaaaaaatatatatatttaaaaaaataaatggttGCATATTGCACTTTTCTTCAGAAATAAATGTGCCCTCCTCTGACATCTCTCATATCTCCCGCTCCACTTCTCAATCTCTCACCCTTCTCGCTCACCTCCTTCTTCCCCCCTCTAGGTCAGGCTGAGGCAGTGTTCAGCAGCATGTCAGGTGACTTCATGAAGCCAGTGGTGGACGTGGTGGATCAGCTGTTGGATGCTGGGGTCAACGTCACCGTCTACAACGGACAGCTGGACCTCATAGTGGACACCATGGGTCAGTGATTCCCCGAGCTAGAGTTGTTTACAGGTCGGAGGCGCACAATCATCATGCAACACTTACATTTTGTAGGGAAATCCGTTGAAGCATAAACAGTGGAGACCGGGGAGATATATTCAGGGCTGGGGAGGTTACTTCCTGAATGTCATCAGTTAGTAGCAGCTGGACGGGGGGCGATGTGGATCGATGTGGATCTGGACGGGGGGGGGCGATGTGGATctggacggggggggggggggggcgatgtGGATCTGGACGGACGGACCGATGTGGATCTGGACGGACGGACCGATTTGGATCTGGACGGACGGACCGATGTGGATCTGGACGGGGGGGATATTATTTTTCATCAGCAGAAATCAGATTGTGGTCTTCTTAATTAAAGTGGTATTGACAGGATGGACTGGAGCACATTAACACGGAGGAGTTTAGAACGGAGGAGGAGTTTAGAACGGAGGAGGAGTTTAGAACGGAGGAGGAGTTTAGAACGGAGGAGGAGTTTAGAACGGAGGAGGAGTTTAGAACGGAGGAGGAGTTTAGAACGGAGGAGGAGTTTAGAACGGAGGAGGAGTTTAGAACGGAGGAGGAGTTTAGAACTGGAGAGGAGTTTAGAACGGAGGAGGAGTTTAGAACGGAGGAGGAGTTTAGAACGGAGGCTGGGATCACATTTTGTttactggctgtccactggtctCCAAAAACAATGATTTGATGTGCAGTTTAGACATCttcaattcaaccattattgggttacAATAcacatttgtgaacagccatccaacAACCACAATCCTTatggcgcaaatagctaaatgagagcagcagtgtgattcatcAATGCGCTATGAAGATCTCATAAGTGATATCCGATTGGGGGTCATCATTAGGTTAGTCACCAGTGGTTTCTGATTGTCATCCTTAGGTTAGTCATCATGCAGTGGTTTCTGattccaagcgtttattcaagttgaatAATCTTTGGGGGTCCGACAGCAGtggtcgcaccattggaagacatagtttGGACTGTAGTTTACAAAAACCCATTCCTGCTCTTTTCTGATTGGGGGcaaatccatcaaacacatttggtcatcacagtggtttctgattggtggtcatcattaggtgagtcatcatagtggtttctgattggtgggTCATCATTAGGTtagtcatcatagtggtttctgattgggGGGTCATCATTAGGTTAGTCATCATTAGGTTAgtcatagtggtttctgattgggGGGGTCATCATTAGGTtagtcatcatagtggtttctgattggtgggCATCATTAGGTGTGTCATtgtggtttctgattggtggtcatcatagtggtttctgattgggGGGGTCATCATTAGGTtagtcatcatagtggtttctgattggtggtcagactgtctcaggtggaacaaacttgcACCTTCTTTCAATGTTGAAGATTTTTATGCAAACATTATTTCTGAATGTTAAAGTAATCTGAGtgatctagtttttcaaaagtatctgtagtCATCTGATTATATTTTAGCTGGTAACGGAttagtttatttttttataatccgttactccccaaccctggctAAAGTGAGATCAACCATCAATCAATATTACCATTAATTCATTGACTATTGGTCCCTGATAGACTTTAATACATGAGGATTGTTGATTGGATACAGATGATCACTGATTTTGGTCCAATCACAGGTCAGGAGCAATGGGTGAAGCAGCTGAAGTGGATGGGGCTCCAGAGCTTCAGCCAAATGAAATGGACTGCCCTTAATGACCCCGCCTTCCCGGGTGTGACCGGCGCCTTCTACAAGACCTACAAGAACTTCTCCTTCTACTGGATCCTCAAGGCCGGTCACATGGTGAGGACAGAAACATGGGTCCTAATCTCTTCTCTTTTCCACATTATATTTATTAGCTTTTCAATCATCATAGTACAGTAATATTGATCTGTCCTTTTCTTCCAAAGTGCAACCTGGTTTTCCTTTCCTTCATGGATTTGAGACAAAATGACCGGTATATTGTTAAGGGAAACATCCTCTATAGCCCATGCCTACATAAATCCATTGTTTTTACAATGGTGGAGAGTAGTGAATGAGTGTACACTTCAGGAGGGAGAGATTATTGGGACGTGACCCTAGTGTCAGAGTAGGAAGGGGATGCAGAAGATTGATGAACCCCAGTATTCAGTCATTATAGTCTTTCATTGGGAATATCTCAATTgcgtcctctctccttctcaaagCCTGTTGGAGGGGAGGggcctctggctttctcatccaatgggttttgagaaggagacgaggagaaaggTTATGCAATTGAGATCCTCCCTAGTATCCTTTTTTTCTTGCACTCCCATGattcattgctctctctctctgttaccagATTCCCTCGGACCAGGGACCCATGGCACTACAGATGTTGAAGATGATCACACAGcaggactgacacacacactctcacttaataacacacacacaccgcacacactaGAGCTGGACGATATGGAGACAAACAAATCCAGATTGTgatatatttccatttttttgttttatttgttcCATTTATTGTTAAATCAGTTATTTTGGGGGGAGGTGTGTTAAAGCCGGACCACATGGACTAAAAGTCCTATCGTGATGAATGTAACTAGTGTTTAATGGTTAGTTACTTTACATTAGCGAAGAGCTAGCTATCGTGATGAATGGAACTACTGTGTTTAATGGTTAGTTACTTTACATTAGCGAAGAGCTTATAAGAGCATCTTCTGTAAGATGAGggaataagagcgtctgctaaatgacacatTATTAAATGTAAATTAGCGGCAGGGCTCTAGACGTGCGTTTCCAGGGCCAGGTAAGACAACTGAGATGGTAGACGACGGTTCAAAAAGTAAGATATTCCCATGCCACATATCCAAGGGAAGGAGTGGTTGATGTGCAACCTGTCAAAAGGATCCACAATGATCACATTTATTTTGGCCTCTTCAGAGAATTGGCTGACATCTCAGTGCATATTGGCCTGTAGGCTACATGATTCACCACCTGAGGAAGGGCGACCTCAAAACACTAAGTTTACTAACCGTAGACATGATATTGTTGCTAGGTAACCATGTAGGCTGATGTCCTACAGGAACTTCCCAGCTCTAGGCCTAGGCTACTTGATGTAGGTCTTATTCACTGCAAATGGCGCGCTCCACGAGAAGGGTGTAATTGCGGCTCGCAATTCTGGGCGTTACTGCATGTGGTCATTCCTTCATCTGCAGGAACCCCTCTTTTTATAGTTCTATTGGTCCATTATTAAGTTAGGATTGTGTTCGGGAGGCGGGGGTGTGCCAGTTCACTAGGGGGGGTGGTAATGAACCATAACCATGCCAACTGCCGATTTAAACCCCACCTTCACCCTGTCGGACATTGCTTTCCCGCAGTTCTGTTAACGACGTCGATTGCAGGTGTTTGGTAGGCGGGAGAGAAGGACACTGTGCTAGCTAGGACTCCGTTACACAAGGTGGGAGGCAGCGGTAACTGGTTGGTTGGTAGTTAGCTAGGACTCCGGTACACAAGGTGGGAGGCAGCGGTAACTGGTTGGTTGGTAGCTAGCTAGGACTCCGTTACATAAGGTGGGAGGCAGCGGTAACActggttgctagctagctaggactCCGTTACACAAGGCGGGAGGCAGCGGTAACTGGTTGGTTGGTAGCTAGCTAGGACTCCGTTACACAAGGCGGGAGGCAGCGGTAACTGGTTGGTTGGTAGCTAGCTAGGACTCCGGTACACAAGGCGGGAGGCAGCAGTAACTGGTTGGTTGGTAGCTAGCTAGGACTCCTGTACACAAGGCTGGTAACTGGTTGGTTGGTAGCTAGCTAGGACTCCTGTACACAAGGCGGGGGAGGCAGCGGTAACTGGTTGGTTGGTAGCTAGCTAGGACTCCTTACACAAGGGGGAGGAGGCAGCGGTTACACAAGGCGGGACAGCAGTAACTGGTTGGTTGGTAGCTAGCTAGGACTCCTGTTACACAAGGCGGGAGGCAGCGGTAACTGGTTGGTTGGTAGCTAGTTAGGACTCCATTACACAAGGTGGGAGGCAGCGGTAACActggttgctagctagctaggactCCGTTACACAAGGCGGGAGGCAGCGGTAACTGGTTGGTT is drawn from Oncorhynchus masou masou isolate Uvic2021 unplaced genomic scaffold, UVic_Omas_1.1 unplaced_scaffold_2202, whole genome shotgun sequence and contains these coding sequences:
- the scpep1 gene encoding retinoid-inducible serine carboxypeptidase, which produces SLPFYIFSESYGGKMAAAISLELTKAVEKGTLKCNFAGVALGDSWISPLDSVMTWGPYLYTTSLLDDYGLREVSSAAEAVKQAVDQGQYLKATELWSVTESVVEQNTNGVNFYNILTQEPDEEMSSVPGGGYLSLLMRHHISPLHRQSLSQLMNGPIRKKLEIIPQNVTWGGQAEAVFSSMSGDFMKPVVDVVDQLLDAGVNVTVYNGQLDLIVDTMGQEQWVKQLKWMGLQSFSQMKWTALNDPAFPGVTGAFYKTYKNFSFYWILKAGHMIPSDQGPMALQMLKMITQQD